The genomic window ACAAAtgtttttccacactgggcacatttataAGGCCTCTCTCCCGAATGTTTAAACATGTGGCGTCTAAGATCTGTGGATCTTATAAATGCGATTCCACACTGAGCACATttgtgaggcttctctccagtgtgagttAGCATATGTCTTTTAAGGTGCTGAAtttgtggaaaagcttttccacactggaaaCATACATGAGTTTTCTCTCCAGTATGTGATGTCATGTGCAGTTTAAGTTGTGTGGATGTTACGAATGCTTtcccacactgggcacatttatgaggcttctgcCCAGTGTGTTTGAGAATGTGTTGTTTAAGGCATGTGGATGTTACGAATGCTtgtccacactgggcacatttatgaggcttctctccagtgtgtatacGCATGTGAATTCTAAGGCACGTGGATGTTTTAAATGCTTTTCCACAGTGagtacatttatgaggcttctgtCCAGTGTGGAATAGTGTATGCTGTTTAAGAGATGCTTTTTCTGAGAAACCTCTTCCACATTGGTCACACGTATAcggcttctctccagtatgtgtAAGCGTGTGGCGTTTCAAACATGAGGACCGTACAAAtgtttttccacactgggcacatttataAGGCCTCTCTCCCGAATGTTTAAACATGTGGCGTCTCAGATCTGTGGATCTTATAAATGCgattccacactgggcacatttgtGAGGCTTCTCTCCTCCGGTGTGATTCAACATATGGGATTTTAAACGTGACATTCGTGAAAAACCATTTCCACACCGCACACATGTATAAGGCTtcactccagtgtgtgtgtacatgtggacTTTCAAAACGGTGGACCTTGCAAATGTtcttccacactggacacatttatgaggcctctctccagtatgtgtgcgcatgtggcGTTTCAGATCTGcagaccttagaaatgcttttccacactggacacacttGTGGGGCTTTCTGCCACCAGAGTTCTGCTGTTCATTCACGCTAACagagtgtgtttgctggtgtttTTTGAGTTCAGGGAGGGCAGCAAAACTCTTCTTGCAGACCGTGCAGTGGTGCAGCCTTCCTTCGAGTTGCAGGTTGAGTTCATCACTCTGTCCATGGATCTCCTGTTGCGTTGCATGTGGATGTTCTGATGCACCTGAAAGAGATACCATGGAGACTTAGAATTACAATAAGGAGTTACCATAGAGCTTAAATCAAAATGCTCAGATATTTCCCTGCAGGTGGGCCATTCTGtgtaaaaacagacagacagtatGTGGGGTAGCCAAAAGGAATCTATtttctacagtagcctataactgGAAATTCATGTGGAAATAGCTCTTTatatttaaagctgcagttggcaagatgtttttgatcatattcactgaaaccgacactatgctctgacagaacaacataaatcagccggtttccCTTCTGCCTCCatctagagcctgttatttgtccAATCAAATCTGTCAATCTGTGTGAgttctgactgtcaatcacagtctggtgcagcctggtgtgcactgacgagcacaatctcgatgagagggtggtcagtggtagtgggggaggggcatgagagttgtaaacattcaaaatgttggctaagtcccctcaatctgtcagacatgccaactgcagctttaatgtaGTTGATGAAAAGTCACAGTGTTGATCCACTGAATATCAAATGTCCAGCCAACATCACTGCACTGCACCTGAAGGCTTATAAAAATCCCTTGTATTTTGTGAGCAATAAGTTCCGATTAGTCCCACTactaaaatgtaggctactacaatGTTTTCTGATAATCAAACCTGCAGCTCTAGAGGAATAgtttgctttaaaaaaaaaaacatttaaggcACTCAAAACAACATTGCTTATTACAGCTAACATAGGCATACTACTGCAAACGTTTACTTCACAAATGCAAATGCAATATTTTTGGACACAAACATGTTGTAGCTTAGGCTACTTTCCTGaaaaactacagtagcctaactgATCTACAGAAAGTGAAATGTTGCATTTTGCCACTGAAATGTCTATGACCCACACACTGGATATTTTCTCTCATATCTCTCAGTGTCATTTAGTGGGGTTCGTGATTGAAATTACTTACTTTCCCAAAGATAACCGTTCTCTTGCTCATCGTCTTCTTTCTTCACGTCAATCTCCGCTGTTGTCTGTAGGCAAGTTACGTTTGACTCTGAGACGGTTGTTTCAGTCTTATAGTCATGATCTGCAATGGGCTTTTCTTCGTCTAGACATCGAACTATATTACCATATTCCTCCTCTTTTATAAATTCTTCTTTCACCATCACTCTCAGGTCACCCGGGTGTGTTTCAGCAATGTTACTACAGCTCAATGGCACTCCGTTATCCATGGTTGATAGCCTAATGTTAGTGGGCCAACGATAATCACGACTAAAGTTCCACCCACTCAGCCATCACTCGACTACATCAAATGCTTGTATCGAATCACATTCACGTTGCCTAGGCCTAAGGTCCGTACACAAAGTTATCTGTAAGGCTATGTTTTAGATCATCTCGCTAGTAGGCCTAATCGTCAATCAGTAACTCGGAGAACACACTCCCTTGTAGGACTTCGTGGGAAGTGTTTGTTAATTAAATTCCTCGTGGTTCGCATTTCGCAAACAAAACAGACAGCTATCCAATACTGCCACTACCTGGAGTGGAGTTTAACTGCCGACAGTTGGAAGTGCAGAAGGCTATGCTACCCCATCACAATTAAATGAGGCTGATGATGAGGCTTCACTCCAGTGTGAAAATGTGAAATATGTGTCACATATAATGCTTCTCTGTTTTGTGTAGCATTATGGGCATTAAGATGTGAAATGAGTGAACATGattttccacactgggtacaTTTAAGCCTCTCTTGTGTGTATTAGGCCTAGGGactgttatttattgaaggggccaacggagggattttgagggcttcagtcaaaagttgcatgaccctcccttgcctgctagaaatgtttcaatgaccctccgacagaattgtcaaaaaagacatgaccctcccctgccaattgtcgctgtcttccgaccgcgctgctttgcgccataaagacacactgtgataacgttcttaaatcaatctctcccgggagcttgcatgctaccagtccttccttttcaaatgtgttgcacctgtttgcacaatttcacaaataatcatatgtgattgaTTAATAatgtgacaaataatccctgcacagggaccgaaacaatgcatgccaactttttccgtgtttatcacgtattttaactttccccccgctgtcttgccgtttcaatattttcccgtagaataggCTATACCATATTTTAACACTCTCAAAACattagccctgccatcgggcctgtctctgtgttgccttGTTGCTACCCCCTTTCCCTTctaacgaaacagatgtcttcaaatcatcgttttccttgcttgaaggcaaatttagagtgatgttaacctatttaagtttaacggcgtgattgtcgtgagagcacgattcattggcgcttgcaagTTCGGCCATATGTCTACGTGTGCACCtgcctaccatcaggctactcagctactagagaaagaatttcccctgtttgtatgttcactccaagttggcctaccataacttaccaactctgcactgtagaccagtgtttttcaaccttttttgtgccatggCACactttgacacttaaaatgtcccaggCACAccaacatcctgtgtgaagaaaaaataaacataccatagcctaaaatttcaaataatacacagatatggccttattatggcttctatgcaagacctgctcaataaaacaagcgccctctgtttaaaggagaattccggtgtgatattgacctaaagtgtatcgaaacatgataccgagtgtgaacgtatgtctcatagcccatctcggcttgtcccctgcactccaaaatctggcgctagttagccgatgctaccaacatctttttcaatagtggtgcttcggcatcgggctagccatgcaaataaatcactggtttacacccatttacgaggctcaatgtatctccacacttcattggtagacttccgagggccctgacatttaaaacgagacattgagaactttgaaaaagcactagtagtttacttacaagacgatttatacagacagtatcttcacgaagtttagcgtttgcagccatcttgaatttagtcacgataagtctggattccagttgctgctactggaagaaactggaatccatgcatttccactgaattatttttggaatctgatcccttatcatacctgttcattcttactcgttgctcgacttatcgtgactaaattcaagatggctgcaaacgttaaacttcgtgaagatactgtctgtataaatcatcttgtaagtaaactaccagtgctttttcaaagttctcaatgtctcgttttaaatgtcagggccctaggaagtctaccaatgaagtgtggagatacattgagcctcgtaaatgggtgtaaaacattgatttatttgcatggctagcccgatgccgaagcaccactactgaaaaagttgttggtagcatcggctaactagcgccagatttt from Alosa sapidissima isolate fAloSap1 chromosome 9, fAloSap1.pri, whole genome shotgun sequence includes these protein-coding regions:
- the LOC121718859 gene encoding zinc finger protein 431-like; this translates as MDNGVPLSCSNIAETHPGDLRVMVKEEFIKEEEYGNIVRCLDEEKPIADHDYKTETTVSESNVTCLQTTAEIDVKKEDDEQENGYLWESASEHPHATQQEIHGQSDELNLQLEGRLHHCTVCKKSFAALPELKKHQQTHSVSVNEQQNSGGRKPHKCVQCGKAFLRSADLKRHMRTHTGERPHKCVQCGRTFARSTVLKVHMYTHTGVKPYTCVRCGNGFSRMSRLKSHMLNHTGGEKPHKCAQCGIAFIRSTDLRRHMFKHSGERPYKCAQCGKTFVRSSCLKRHTLTHTGEKPYTCDQCGRGFSEKASLKQHTLFHTGQKPHKCTHCGKAFKTSTCLRIHMRIHTGEKPHKCAQCGQAFVTSTCLKQHILKHTGQKPHKCAQCGKAFVTSTQLKLHMTSHTGEKTHVCFQCGKAFPQIQHLKRHMLTHTGEKPHKCAQCGIAFIRSTDLRRHMFKHSGERPYKCAQCGKTFVRSSCLKRHMRTHTGEKPYTCDQCGKGFSEKASLKQHTLLHTGQKPHKCAQCGKAYPSSTSLRNHTRIVHTREKPHKCAQCGKVFSTSPELKHHTCTHTGRKPHKCAQCGKAFTTSTQLKQHMRTHAGEKPHTCCHCGKGFLEKSSLKRHILLHTGEKPHKCAQCGKAFITSTQLKLHMRTHTGEKPHVPSVEKVSQKNHLLNSIHYYTVEKSY